The following are encoded in a window of Bacillus xiapuensis genomic DNA:
- a CDS encoding type I restriction-modification system subunit M gives MDQQTYNSLKSFIWGIANDCLVDVYDVGDYRKIILPMLVIRRFDAVLEPKHDAVIAMKKKMESKGSIVDIDPVLCRVAGQAFCNKSEFTLKDLKSRTNQQQLKNDFINYLDGFSKNVQEIIDKFHFRNQINRLSEQDRLGLLIEKFVDPRINLSNQPVLNDDGSVRLPALDNHTMGTLFEEVIRMFNEETNITDAGRHFTPRDIVELMADIAFVPVQDQIQSTTYRIYDGACGTGGMLTVGEQRIHELAEEAGKKVSIKLFGQENADETYAIACADMLVKGEGTQADNIYFGSTISNDGFPREEFDFMLSNPPFGTSWKAELKAWGDIKKDDITDPRFIINYDGNSNYSLLPDIGDPQMLFLANNISKMKTTTEFGSRIVEVHNGSSLFTGKAGSGPSNLRRYIIENDMLEAIVALPENMFYNTGIGTFLWVVTNNKANERKGKVQLIDATSLKSPLRKSIGDKNSELTPEIRNQIISLYLAFTEADETYSKVFDNEEFAYYSVDILRPLRLRVEISEDSLELLKQEAKDEPLYCLMCKVKELVGTEPLLDYNTFIADVEDAAKGSKIKLTAKRIKTIRNYFTTVDEQAEPVKSNKGGYEPDKDLKDNEQIPYTYEGGIEAFFNNEILPYVPDAWIDENSITLGYELSFTKYFYKPIELREAADIITDIKKIEADTDGLLASIVQLTGGGDH, from the coding sequence ATGGACCAACAAACTTATAATTCATTGAAATCATTTATATGGGGTATCGCTAATGACTGCCTAGTGGATGTATATGATGTAGGTGATTATCGAAAAATTATTTTACCAATGTTAGTTATTCGCCGATTTGATGCCGTACTTGAACCTAAACATGATGCAGTAATAGCGATGAAAAAAAAGATGGAATCGAAAGGCAGTATAGTAGATATCGACCCTGTTTTGTGCAGAGTAGCTGGGCAAGCTTTCTGTAATAAATCTGAATTTACTTTGAAAGACTTGAAGTCTCGTACTAACCAACAGCAATTAAAAAATGACTTCATCAATTATTTAGATGGCTTTTCAAAAAATGTACAGGAAATCATTGATAAATTTCATTTTAGAAATCAAATTAATAGGTTATCAGAGCAAGATCGACTAGGGCTCCTGATTGAGAAGTTTGTTGATCCGAGGATTAACCTTAGCAATCAACCTGTTCTAAACGACGATGGGAGTGTGCGCTTGCCTGCCCTCGATAATCATACGATGGGTACCCTTTTTGAAGAAGTTATCCGTATGTTTAATGAAGAAACAAATATAACAGATGCAGGACGTCATTTTACCCCTAGAGATATTGTTGAATTAATGGCAGATATCGCGTTTGTTCCTGTTCAGGATCAGATTCAGAGTACAACTTATCGTATTTATGATGGTGCCTGCGGTACTGGCGGCATGCTAACGGTAGGTGAACAGCGTATACATGAACTAGCTGAGGAAGCCGGAAAAAAGGTTTCTATAAAGTTATTTGGTCAGGAAAATGCTGACGAAACCTATGCGATTGCTTGCGCAGATATGCTAGTGAAAGGTGAAGGTACTCAGGCTGATAATATTTATTTTGGCTCAACAATATCAAATGACGGTTTTCCTCGTGAAGAATTTGATTTTATGCTTTCAAATCCTCCATTTGGAACATCATGGAAAGCTGAGCTTAAAGCATGGGGAGACATTAAAAAGGATGATATCACCGACCCTCGCTTTATTATTAATTATGATGGTAATTCTAACTATTCCTTATTACCTGATATCGGTGATCCTCAGATGTTATTTCTTGCAAATAATATAAGCAAAATGAAAACTACTACCGAATTTGGTAGTCGTATTGTTGAAGTACACAATGGTTCATCCCTCTTTACAGGGAAAGCGGGCAGTGGACCAAGTAATCTTCGTCGCTACATTATTGAAAATGACATGTTAGAAGCAATTGTAGCTCTGCCTGAAAATATGTTTTACAATACTGGTATCGGTACATTCCTTTGGGTTGTCACAAATAATAAGGCAAACGAACGTAAAGGCAAAGTTCAATTGATTGATGCCACTTCCTTAAAGTCTCCATTAAGAAAAAGTATTGGTGATAAAAATAGTGAACTAACTCCAGAGATTCGAAACCAAATCATATCATTATACCTTGCTTTTACAGAAGCTGATGAGACATATAGCAAAGTTTTTGATAATGAGGAATTTGCTTATTACTCAGTAGATATTCTTCGTCCACTTCGTTTGCGTGTGGAAATCTCAGAAGATAGTCTTGAATTATTAAAGCAAGAAGCGAAAGATGAGCCGTTATACTGTTTGATGTGCAAAGTTAAGGAATTGGTGGGTACTGAACCTTTATTAGATTATAATACCTTTATTGCCGACGTAGAGGACGCTGCAAAAGGAAGTAAAATTAAACTAACTGCAAAGAGGATTAAGACTATACGTAATTACTTCACTACAGTTGACGAGCAAGCTGAGCCAGTTAAAAGTAATAAAGGTGGTTATGAGCCTGATAAAGATTTAAAAGATAATGAGCAGATTCCCTATACTTATGAGGGAGGCATTGAAGCGTTCTTTAATAATGAAATTTTACCGTATGTCCCAGACGCATGGATAGATGAAAACTCCATAACTCTAGGATATGAACTCAGCTTCACAAAATATTTTTACAAACCAATTGAATTGCGAGAAGCGGCAGATATTATTACAGACATAAAAAAAATAGAAGCTGACACAGATGGGCTTTTGGCATCAATTGTCCAACTAACTGGAGGAGGTGATCATTAA
- a CDS encoding helix-turn-helix domain-containing protein: MEVSYKKLWKLLIDKDMKKKDLRAATGLSTTTLAKLGKNENVSTDILVKICTALECDIGDIMEVVEDEESPTN, encoded by the coding sequence ATGGAAGTCAGTTACAAGAAACTTTGGAAACTCCTAATAGATAAGGATATGAAGAAAAAGGATTTACGAGCAGCAACTGGCTTGAGTACAACTACACTCGCCAAGCTTGGTAAGAATGAAAATGTCAGTACAGATATTCTCGTGAAAATATGTACAGCTTTAGAATGTGATATTGGAGATATTATGGAAGTCGTTGAAGATGAAGAATCTCCCACAAACTAA